The Musa acuminata AAA Group cultivar baxijiao chromosome BXJ2-5, Cavendish_Baxijiao_AAA, whole genome shotgun sequence genomic interval TAAAGACCGAGGTTGAAAGAGATTTTTCGACTTGATCCCTCCGACGTTAGTAATCCTAGGTATATGAGTATGAACATAAGTAGTCAAAAAAATGTAACCCCCTTTTCATTGTGTTATAGATGAGCTTTTATATCTAGTCGTAaagagataaaatattttataaaaagatattttttaacCGCTTACAAGAGTCTCCACTAGGCCTCTTGTCCATGTGGACGATAAAGATGAGACAATTTATAACTGTTCGTCTTGAACACTTATCCACGTGGATAGATAAGGGTGGCATCTCTCTTCTCATTCTATCATGCACATCATGTAAAGATCATGTGTTGAATGATGATTGATTAACGATATTTTCACTATTACATaggaaaaaaatcatatcacaaattttgatatttataggATTCGTAATCCGAAATCTTTACGACTCAAATAAAATTCATCTAGACGTCACTTATATCTCCTGCTTCACGTATAAATCCATGCGACAACCAAATCTGTGCATAATAGAATGGCTTCGATAACCGGTGACGATGGAGGCATAACTCGGTCTCTTGGGAGCCGCCGGCTCGGCTTTCTTAGCCGAGCTCATCGAAAGGATGAAGACCGTTAGCCACCCTACCTGCTGACTCGTCTGCACTTGACGTCTTTAAGCGGCTTGGCTTCCTGGGGCTCCACGTACGTGAGGGTGGCAAACGGTCTCATTGGAGGAGCCGGACGGGACCCACATGTTCTCGACTCTTTGCCCACTTCAGCCCTCTCGGACCTGAAATCACTCCAAAACCTAATTGAATATCGAATCTTCATGCCCGTCACCCAAATAAATCACGACCAGCGGACGACCCACGCAACCCCACAAATCAGCTAAACCGAAGCCAACAGCCAACGCCTTCATCTTACACAAATGCTAGTTCATGCGACATTAGGATTCCACCTGTAAGCTATTAACGGTTTGATTCTACCTGTTTATGTTTCAGCCGAACAGCCAATCCCGTCATGCCACATGAAACAATCGGAGCTTAGGCCGCCCAACGTTTCGAGTACCTCCCTCTAGAAGTTTCGGGCGCGTACTAAACCGGGATGGGGGAGAAGATTTTTTCCGGTGCGTTGTAACCGTCGCATTCGAGCATTAGGGCCGGTCGATCGCCTTCTTCGTCGTACGATTCCGCTGCGACCCGCTTTCTCAGGTACGAAGCCCTTTCCTCCTCGATCTCTAAGCCTTCGCTTCCGATTCTTTTCGGCGGATGTTGTTCCTTAGTTTGTGCGTGATGATGTCGATCCGCACGATCTCGCCTAGCTGTCGTGGATGGATGGGCAGATCGTTGAATCCGAGATTTCTCTGCAAGAACCGAAGCAGAAAATTTTGGTCGCCGGTTTATAAGTGTACGGATCCTATCGATTGTTGTTCCTTTTCGGCTTCTTTTGATTCTGCCAGCGTCGACGAAGTTGTTCATTTGAGATTTGGGCGTTTCTCGATGCCTTCCTCTGTTTCGTCGCTTTTGTTGAATCATCGATCTATTAATCCCGTCCACGAGCAGATAGACCAGTGCAAATCATTCGTGTCGTGCTTTTCGCGGCGTGGTTTCTTTTGGTCGCTGTTGTTGTTGCGAACCCTTTTCGATGGTAGATCATGGCAGATTGCTGGGTATGCATCTTTAGGTTTTGGTTTAGGAGTTTATTTGCTTGAAAtggtatttatatataatttaatggaTATATTTAAAACTGATTTCCAGCTTTCGTTTGATTGCCATTCTGAAGAACAGATTTTATTTGGGTACAGTTGAACCAACATGAGTCAAGCACATGATGGACAGCGGCCTTTCTTTCCCTTTGGAAATCCCCTTCGGATTATGTTCCCCAAGGGATCGAATCCATCGGTGGAGACTCGTAAATTATTGTTCTCTTTTGAGCAAAGCCTGGCAGAAAACCTAAAGAAGCTCAGCCCAAAGGATGCTTCTGATGTCTTTACTCTATCTTGGATGAGTCTTGCTATCGAGTTCTTGTCGCATACACACAATAGCATAAAAACTCTGATGAATGAGCTTCAGTTACCCGTTTCCGATTGGGATGAGAAGTGGACCAACATATACTTGGACAGCAGTGTGAAGCTGCTTGATATTTGCATCGCTTTAATCGCCGAGCTATCCCGATTGGATCGAGGCCAACTTCTCCTCAAGTATGTGCTGCATCTCGTGGACATTTCGACCAGTTGTCCTTCATCAGAAGAACTCGCCAAGGCTCACTTGTATCTTCATGAATGGATCGAACGCATTGATTCGAAGAGTCCCAAACTAGAGAACTGTCCTGCCATCATTGTGAGTCTTCAAGGAACGCTTGGTTTCCCAAAGGTCAAGAGCTCCAAAGGGAAGGCACTCATGAGAGCCTTGTACGGATTTAGAGTTATGACTGTATTTATTTTTGGCATCTTTTCGGCGACAATGTCAGGCTGCTCAAAGCCATCTATAGACGTGCATGCTTCTGATGGGTTCCTCTGGTTTGAGGCGTTCGGAGACTTGCAAGCTGTTGTGAACGGGGAATTTAAGAGACAGTTTGGAAGTGGGAAGGTGGCAGTGTTCAAAGAGATAGAAACGGTTAAATTATGTGCTTCGCGGTTGTGTGATTTGACTAGCGACGTCAGTTATAAAGAAGAACCTGCACAGGATAGCGATGGGATTAATCTTGAAGATGGATCCAGATCCATTACACCGGGGAAAGGTAGTGACCTCCGACGACAATGGTTGCGAGATTGTGTTACCAATCTGGCAGCTGGAGTACGGACGCTTGGCCATGAGCTAGATTCTCTTTCGAAGCAAGCTGATCACTTTTTCCAAATTATTTTAATGGGGCGTGATGCTTTGCTTTGTAATCTTAGAATGTCTGTGGTGACAAAAGACATTAGTGTTAATGCCTTGAAGTCTTGATGTCAGATTGTTGTTCTATGTATTCTCAGTGTCTTATTGGATTTTGGGCCGAATTTCCTTCGTGTTGATAATGAACTTGAGAAGGGCATGCAATGTATCTTTGTTGTACTTCAGTTATGCTGTAAAGTAGCAAACTGTTATTTGTATGTCTGTACTACATACATAGATAGCATTTGGTGGTGTTAATGGGGCTTAAAAGGAAGAAGGTGATGATGGTTATTATTTGTGGGAAGCATTATATCAGCGATTATAATGTTGGAAACGTTATGTCTGCCTTAACTCAAATAGGATTGTTACCAAAATAAGATTTAAGCATTATCTGGAAGAACGAGTATGCATCTTGGATGTTCTAAATGTCAAAGGGTTTTGCTATTTGCTGCCTTTGTTGTTTAGTTGATTCCTTGTGTTGGAGAGCTTAAAACTTTGGATGGGCTATATTTCTAAAGCTTATGATTTTGCACATGTCCTCACTGATCAGCTTCTCTTTATTCAGCATATGAAGGCTGGCATTTGGGATACGCTAGATATCTGTATTGATATGTCGCCTGCGCCGACTGACCAGGTATGCCGAATGAACTTGGGAGACCTTTTTCATCTTTGCTAAAGAACATGTCTTAATCTCTTTCCCTGACCAAAGGTCAAACACAATAGCATCACTTGACTACTTTATGTGAGTAGTCCACTACTTACTTTATGATAGTACTCTAAGTAAAGaaaatttaatatgattcttcttaaCTTAAATTTTGCTTGTTTGAATTAAAAGTTGATTTGGAACTAATGaagattttttttcaaattaatcCCAGATTGATTCATGTTGGCATTGGACAAATTAGACTCTAGTTGCATTGACCTTCTATTTTTCATAATATCCTTTTGATACTTAAGTTATTATTATAATTGATTCGATTAGCTTAGCCTTTCGATAGAAGAAATAATTTTATGTTGCGAACATACCAAAAGAGTCATCAGTCTTATAATGGGCTTTGTGTATCGTTACTTTGATAGTCAATTCcaattataaaaaatatggtgCATTTCTTTACAATTTAACTATAATTGTGGTGTGCAAAATTCGACCAtgtcattatttttatattaactcTAAAGTGGATTTTATATATCGGTGTCTTTTCCTTGCAAGTtaaatttgtatgtatatatttttccCCTTAGTTTGTTTATTGGTTTTTTCATTCGATTGCACATGCCAAGAGCAGGTAGGGAAATTTCAAGGCTTGTGGCAGTGGTGAATGAATGGCCTTTTAACCTTTTTAGCTTGCAGTGGTTCTGTTAAGAATGTGCCCGGGAAACAAGCAGTGTTCGTGTTAGATACGTTTTAGAGATGCATAGCTGCTTAGGATGAGATAAATATTGTTCTTGATATGCCTGTAAATTTGTGCTCGGTCTATCTCCACTCCCATGACAGTCAATTAAATATATCTGTGTTGTAGAGCATATCCCTCGGTATTtcgttatatatttatatacgagGCCAGTGTACTATTCCTGAAAAATACATCACTGTAGGACGGATGGTCAATTATACAAGGTGAACATGGGCCGTTAGGCCCAGTTATGCAGGCCCAAGAGCAGCCCATTTAAAGAGGGACTAACATTCCAATACCAGCCCTTGCTCTCCCGTCTGcatatttctttttcaatttttttttcttttgtaatttgAACAAATTCGAAGGCAACTATAAAAATATCACAAAGGATACTATGAATACTTATTTTTAGGAAAAAATATCGTTGACGTTTTGGTTATCTCAACATGGTCTGGATCCGTATGTGTAAGATTGTCCGAAATGTCTTCGATGTATCTTCGAAGTGAAGGTATTGAGCTCCTGAGATGACTCCAAGGTGGATTTGAGATAGAAGTATCAAGCTCTCAAAGCAGAAGTATTGCGCTCCCGAAGTAGAAGTATTACACTCCCGACATGGTACCTACATAAAGACCAAGGTCAAAGGAGGTTTTTCAATCCGATCCTTTCGACCCTTAAGTTGGTAATTCGAAATCCCTAAATATGAGCTCAAATAGTTTAAGAACAGAAAGAGTCTTTGTCTCATTTTCttatttaggatatatttttatattttgaaggAAGAGATGGAATGAAGTTTGTGATATCCTTCCttgtaataaaaaaaagaaaatggagTTTAGGATATTTTCCTTttcataaagaaaaagaagaaaatttattattatttttcttatcataatgaatgagAAGATAATTTAAATGAACGTGACAATCGCTAATCATATATTTCCTATCGATTGATAGGATAAAAgagtttcttcctttctttcttgtcTTTGTTGTCCTTCTTTCCTACTTTCTCTTCCTATCTCAATCACACCTCGATAATGCAGTCAATCTGACCACTGCAAAACACTATTGACTTTTGTAAGCTGGAGAACATTACCTAGTGCTACCGCTCAGCAATGG includes:
- the LOC135583375 gene encoding UPF0496 protein 4-like produces the protein MSQAHDGQRPFFPFGNPLRIMFPKGSNPSVETRKLLFSFEQSLAENLKKLSPKDASDVFTLSWMSLAIEFLSHTHNSIKTLMNELQLPVSDWDEKWTNIYLDSSVKLLDICIALIAELSRLDRGQLLLKYVLHLVDISTSCPSSEELAKAHLYLHEWIERIDSKSPKLENCPAIIVSLQGTLGFPKVKSSKGKALMRALYGFRVMTVFIFGIFSATMSGCSKPSIDVHASDGFLWFEAFGDLQAVVNGEFKRQFGSGKVAVFKEIETVKLCASRLCDLTSDVSYKEEPAQDSDGINLEDGSRSITPGKGSDLRRQWLRDCVTNLAAGVRTLGHELDSLSKQADHFFQIILMGRDALLCNLRMSVVTKDISVNALKS